Part of the Terriglobales bacterium genome is shown below.
TAGCCATTGGCCGCTAGTGCCTCCAAAACCTTCCCCCTGGCCTCCAGAAACAGCACGCCTTGCGGTATCTCCGCAATGATCCTGGACGCAGTCTTGGGCTTACCCGGTGCGCTCAGCTCCAGATGGAAGTCGCAGTCGTTGTCTTCGACCTTGACCCGCCAGAGGTCGCCTTCCACCGTGTAGACCTCGTTCTCGCGCGGTGCAAATGGTTGGTCGAGCTTTCGCTGCTTCGGAGTGCTCACACCAGCCGGAGGTGCCCATTGCAGCACCACAGCTATCTTGACCTGGTGAACCTCGGCGTCCGGAGCTGGCGGTCGATGCTTGACCGTGGTGCGGTGCTGTCTTGCAAGGGGAACCGTAGAGGAGCAGGCAATGTCCTGCGAATGGCCTGGACCTGAGGCCCAAAGCAGGATCGCGCAAACGGTCACCAGCAAGCGGCGCATCGGATCACCCCGGGGGTACGTGTTGAATCGGGTCGAAGGGTAGCACCTTGTGCCCCTTAGATTGGGCTTCCGCGATTGCTCTTGGCCGAACTGCCGGCATGTCTATGGAAGGAGCATCGTGGCAGGCACGGCCCGCCTCAGGAGCTAAGGCCCTTCTTTATGTCGACCTTAACGGCTAGGCCTTAAGCCGTGAGCATCTGTTCGCAGTTGCGGGCCAGGCGCAGCAGGGTATCTTCGCGGAAATGGCGGGTGACGAGTTGCAGGCCGATGGGCAGCCCGGACTTGGAGCGGCCGCAGGGGATGGAAATGCCGGGCACGCCTGCCAGGTCGGCGGTGACGGTGTAGATGTCCGCCAGGTACATGGAGACCGGGTCGTCGGCCTTCTCGCCTAGGCGGAAGGCGGGGGTCGGCGTGGTGGGAGTGACGATGGCGTCTACCTGCGTGAAGGCCTGGTCGAAATCCTGGCCCAGCAAAGTGCGGACGCGCTGCGCCTTGACGTAGTAGGCGTCGTAGTAGCCAGCGCTCAGGGCGTAGGTACCGAGCATGATGCGGCGCTTGACCTCGGCTCCGAAGCCGCGGTTGCGGCTGCGGCGGTACATGTCAGAGAGGTTGCGGGCGTCGCGGACGCGGTAACCGTAGCGCACGCCGTCGTAGCGCGCCAGATTCGAAGAAGCCTCGGCGGTGGCAATCACGTAGTAAGTCGGGATGGCGTACTCGGTGTGCGGCAGCGAGATGGGCACCACCTCGCAGCCAGCGACGGCCATCTTCTGAATCGCCGCTTCGACGGCGGCGCGCACTTCGGCGTCCAGCCCTTCGCCGAAATATTCCTTGGGGACTCCGACCTTCAAGCCGCGCACCGGCTCCTCGATCCCGGCGAGGTAGTCGGGGACGGGGAGGTCGGCGGAGGTCGAGTCCAGCAGGTCGCGTCCGGCCATGGTGCCGAGCAGCAGCGCGGCGTCGCGCACGTTGCGCGTGAGCGGGCCAATATGGTCGAGCGAGGAAGCAAAGGCGATCAGCCCATAGCGCGAAACGCGGCCGTAGGTGGGCATCAGTCCAACCACGCCGCACAGCGCCGCGGGCTGGCGGATGGAGCCTCCCGTG
Proteins encoded:
- the gatA gene encoding Asp-tRNA(Asn)/Glu-tRNA(Gln) amidotransferase subunit GatA; the encoded protein is MDLNKLTAESTRAAIECRETTATALAEAFYKKIEAEDHKIHAYLTLCRERALAQAAKIDALAEKGEPLPPLAGVPVAIKDVMVTRGVRSTAGSQLLAHFIPPYDCTAVARLEAAGAVLLGKTNCDEFAMGSSNENSAFGPVRNPHDPERVPGGSSGGSAAAVAAGTALAALGSDTGGSIRQPAALCGVVGLMPTYGRVSRYGLIAFASSLDHIGPLTRNVRDAALLLGTMAGRDLLDSTSADLPVPDYLAGIEEPVRGLKVGVPKEYFGEGLDAEVRAAVEAAIQKMAVAGCEVVPISLPHTEYAIPTYYVIATAEASSNLARYDGVRYGYRVRDARNLSDMYRRSRNRGFGAEVKRRIMLGTYALSAGYYDAYYVKAQRVRTLLGQDFDQAFTQVDAIVTPTTPTPAFRLGEKADDPVSMYLADIYTVTADLAGVPGISIPCGRSKSGLPIGLQLVTRHFREDTLLRLARNCEQMLTA